One genomic window of Lytechinus variegatus isolate NC3 chromosome 1, Lvar_3.0, whole genome shotgun sequence includes the following:
- the LOC121431853 gene encoding uncharacterized protein LOC121431853 has protein sequence LPPITPSVSITCFSVYHFVSVRPLAYLFLSLSVEACNSNHVEHNGSCYYFSTSVANNSDANQSCHDIGLYLVAIETPEEQDFVVDNLLNPDVNHWIGLTADGNGNQVWSDGTNVTYSNYGMDEVHVFDDGGLCFRIRPSKNYTWYDQICSNLYRYICERKTMCPDTSAETPTCTLYTGTTSIDPISILSSDATQTIQNMDTSASLHANTGASSATPASMSTFAPLETADGFIYDTNNTTMATPPLSSSPPSTAPRSSLSWTTEGRFTSKSYQPTSKLTVTPTTHFATSYHGKREYARSTNFRLLASNSTIIADYVHSSYSVSSHIGCAQRCLANVMCTAFAFIPTERLCLLGEMHGTSSRFERHRGATTYLMVSV, from the exons CTACCCCCTATCACCCCCTCTGTCTCCATCACCTGTTTTTCTGTCTATCACTTTGTCTCAGTCCGTCCGTTAGCTTATctatttctttccctctctgtcGAAGCATGCAATTCAAACCACGTGGAACACAACGGATCCTGTTATTATTTCTCGACCAGTGTGGCCAACAACTCCGACGCAAACCAATCGTGTCATGACATCGGCCTCTACTTGGTTGCCATAGAAACTCCTGAGGAACAGGACTTTGTAGTGGACAATCTACTGAACCCCGACGTAAACCACTGGATAGGGTTAACTGCTGATGGTAACGGAAACCAAGTGTGGTCGGACGGTACAAATGTGACATATAGTAACTATGGCATggatgaagtacatgtatttgatgatGGAGGCCTTTGTTTCAGAATACGACCATCAAAGAACTACACTTGGTATGACCAGATCTGCTCAAACCTATATCGTTACATCTGCGAAAGGAAAACCA TGTGCCCAGATACGTCTGCAGAGACCCCTACTTGCACGCTTTATACAGGAACAACGTCGATAGACCCGATCTCAATTCTTTCATCTGATGCAACTCAGACGATCCAAAATATGGACACATCTGCATCCTTACATGCCAATACGGGTGCTTCTTCTGCGACTCCAGCCAGTATGTCAACATTCGCGCCATTGGAGACGGCTGATGGTTTTATCTATGATACAAACAACACAACCATGGCGACACCTCCATTGTCCTCCTCACCACCATCAACTGCACCACGATCATCTTTATCTTGGACCACAGAAGGTCGTTTTACCTCTAAATCTTACCAACCAACAAGCAAGTTGACAGTCACACCTACTACACATTTCGCAACCTCTTATCATGGCAAACGTG AATACGCGAGAAGCACAAATTTCAGACTACTAGCCAGCAATTCAACGATCATCGCTGACTACGTTCATTCATCATATTCTGTATCATCACACATCGGATGTGCCCAACGATGCCTCGCAAACGTCATGTGCACGGCTTTTGCATTTATTCCAACTGAAAGATTATGCTTGCTAGGTGAAATGCATGGGACATCATCACGCTTCGAGAGACACCGTGGGGCTACGACTTATTTGATGGTTTCTGTCTAA
- the LOC121422651 gene encoding mucin-5AC-like, producing the protein MGILQYCIFVLFNVHVCLCGIAVLPIFELTFILCERDSGAIDCGDGIIIISTANYGRTNSETCGQSRSTNCVSDVTSLLTASCSGHITCAIEADNEVFGDPCSGVEKYLEVNYICIGGTTLTTAQAQTIPPTTTQQQTTMKAPSTTTQQQTTHISTTNEETTAQPSTSQQQPTTPTQQQTTVGPLTTNEETTTQPSTPQQQTTTPTQQQTTMDPLTTNEETTTQPSTPQQQTTTHPSTTPTQQKTTVGPLTTTTGQQTTPETSTSYRKMTTQSSTTPQQQPTTHPSTTATHQQTTFGPSTTTGQQTTKQTSTASKETTMQPSSTPQKKPTMHPSTTATQEQTTNKGTTTQTPVTTQRLTTTHPSRSAQQQTTVGSSTAQRQTTTKTSTTNIETVTRPSTPQQEPTTHPLTTTQQQTTVEALSYQETTMQPSTENEKTATQQQTSLKTSKQNEDTTTHLSTTPEQQPKTHPSTTAQQQTTVGSSTTRDQTTQTSTVNKETHLPTTTQQQTTTSNEDTSMKPSQTTTQQQSTIHPSITTQQQTKTQTSTVNEETTTQQQTPTQTSKQNEDTTTQLSITSQQQLITHPPRTSHQQTTVRSSTTTQPQSTTQISSSNKERTTQPSTTNQQQTRQPSTTVNKETTITPPHTSIGTKETSQPSTTVVLQTTLQPLTTLQQQISTERLTTNEETTMETVIATEHEETSTQHQTTTWPSTSTQQQTMHASTLLQEQSQMQQSTTIHQRTTQLFSSSMQQQTTSHSSASTKHRTTSEPQQTNHQQTTSEQEKTTQQQTRTQSSARQSTTQKSTTQPSTPTLLMQTTQPSTTQIQQLTTTHYSSIGRQTTSGTAEIYQARATQRKLPSKYKIFRRYWLLADNAALDASYALPGVTSFIQCSQICFDEASCPAFTYIKSDRLCLIGEHSALNMLQLHQGAKTYSSELNL; encoded by the exons AACTAACATTCATTCTATGTGAACGTGATTCCGGAGCGATCGACTGCGGCGatggcatcatcatcatctccacagCTAACTATGGACGAACTAATTCAGAAACCTGCGGTCAGAGTCGCAGTACTAATTGTGTTTCAGACGTAACCTCTCTCCTGACCGCATCCTGCAGTGGCCACATTACGTGTGCCATTGAAGCCGATAATGAAGTCTTTGGAGATCCTTGCAGCGGAGTCGAAAAATACCTAGAAGTTAATTACATATGTATAG GAGGTACGACACTGACAACAGCGCAAGCCCAAACAATACCACCAACTACTACACAGCAGCAAACTACAATGAAGGCACCATCAACAACAACACAGCAGCAAACAACGCATATATcaacaacaaatgaagaaacaaCAGCACAACCATCAACATCGCAACAGCAACCTACAACACCAACGCAACAGCAAACGACGGTAGGCCCTTtaacaacaaatgaagaaacaaCAACGCAGCCATCAACACCGCAACAGCAAACTACAACACCAACGCAACAGCAAACGACGATGGACCCTTtaacaacaaatgaagaaacaaCAACGCAACCATCAACACCGCAACAGCAAACTACAACTCATCCATCTACAACACCAACGCAACAGAAAACGACGGTAGGCCctttaacaacaacaacagggcAGCAAACAACACCGGAGACATCAACATCATATAGAAAAATGACAACGCAATCCTCAACAACACCACAACAGCAACCTACAACGCATCCATCTACAACAGCAACGCACCAGCAAACAACGTTTGGCCCTTCAACAACAACTGGGCAGCAAACAACAAAACAGACATCAACCGCAAGTAAAGAAACAACAATGCAACCCTCATCAACACCGCAGAAGAAACCTACAATGCATCCATCTACAACAGCAACGCAGGAACAAACGACAAATAAAGGCACAACAACACAAACCCCAGTAACAACACAGCGATTAACTACAACGCATCCATCGAGATCAGCACAGCAACAAACGACAGTTGGATCTTCAACAGCACAACggcaaacaacaacaaagacatcaACAACAAATATAGAAACAGTCACGCGACCATCAACACCACAGCAAGAACCTACAACGCATCCATTGACAACAACTCAGCAACAAACGACAGTTGAAGCTTTATCATATCAAGAAACAACAATGCAGCCATCAACGGAAAATGAAAAGACAGCGACACAGCAGCAAACGTCATTAAAGacatcaaaacaaaatgaagatacAACGACTCATCTCTCAACAACACCGGAACAGCAACCTAAAACGCATCCATCGACAACAGCACAGCAACAAACGACAGTTGGATCATCAACAACACGTGACCAAACAACGCAGACATCAACAGTAAATAAAGAAACACATTTGCCAACAACAACACAGCAACAAACAACAACATCAAATGAAGATACATCAATGAAACCATCCCAAACTACGACACAACAGCAATCTACAATACATCCATCAATAACAACACAGCAACAAACGAAAACGCAGACGTCAACGGTAAATGAAGAGACAACAACACAGCAGCAAACGCCAACTCAGacatcaaaacaaaatgaagatacAACGACCCAGCTCTCAATAACATCGCAGCAGCAACTCATAACACATCCACCAAGAACAAGTCACCAACAAACGACAGTTAGATCTTCAACAACAACACAGCCGCAGTCAACAACGCAGATTTCATCATCAAATAAAGAAAGAACAACGCAACCTTCAACAACAAACCAGCAGCAAACAAGACAGCCATCAACAACAGTGAATAAAGAAACAACAATAACCCCGCCTCATACATCTATAGGAACGAAAGAAACATCACAGCCATCAACAACAGTAGTTCTGCAAACTACACTGCAACCCTTGACAACATTGCAGCAGCAAATTTCTACGGAAAGATtaacaacaaatgaagaaacaaCAATGGAAACAGTGATAGCAACAGAGCATGAGGAGACGTCGACACAACATCAAACGACAACGTGGCCATCGACTTCAACGCAACAGCAAACAATGCATGCATCGACATTATTGCAGGAACAATCACAAATGCAACAATCAACCACAATACATCAGCGAACAACGCAGTTATTCTCATCGTCAATGCAACAACAAACGACATCACATTCGTCAGCATCAACGAAACATCGAACAACATCAGAACCGCAACAAACAAACCATCAGCAAACTACATCAGAGCAAGAAAAAACGACGCAGCAGCAAACAAGAACGCAGTCTTCGGCACGACAAAGCACAACACAAAAATCAACAACGCAGCCATCAACCCCAACACTGTTAATGCAAACGACGCAGCCATCAACAACACAAATACAGCAGCTAACGACGACGCATTATTCATCAATCGGACGACAGACAACGTCAGGGACCGCAGAAATATATCAAGCAAGAGCAACGCAGAGAAAATTGCCATCAAAAT ATAAGATATTCAGAAGATACTGGCTTCTTGCAGACAACGCCGCACTCGATGCCTCATACGCACTCCCTGGTGTGACGTCATTCATCCAGTGCAGTCAAATATGCTTCGATGAGGCCTCGTGTCCTGCTTTCACATACATCAAAAGTGATAGATTGTGCTTAATAGGCGAGCATTCAGCCCTGAACATGCTTCAACTACACCAGGGGGCTAAGACCTATTCAAGCGAGCTTAATTTGTAA